One genomic window of Salvelinus alpinus chromosome 17, SLU_Salpinus.1, whole genome shotgun sequence includes the following:
- the LOC139542593 gene encoding guanine nucleotide-binding protein G(I)/G(S)/G(T) subunit beta-1-like, translated as MSELDQLRQEAEQLKNQIRDARKACADATLSQITANIDPIGRIQMRTRRTLRGHLAKIYAMHWGTDSRLLVSASQDGKLIIWDSYTTNKVHAIPLRSSWVMTCAYAPSGNYVACGGLDNICSIYNLKTREGNVRVSRELAGHTGYLSCCRFVDDNKIVTSSGDTTCALWDIETGLQTTTFAGHTGDVMSLSLAPDTRLFVSGACDASAKLWDVREGMCRQTFTGHESDINAICFFPNGNAFATGSDDATCRLFDLRADQELMVYSHDNIICGITSVAFSKSGRLLLAGYDDFNCNVWDSLKADRAGVLAGHDNRVSCLGVTDDGMAVSTGSWDSFLKIWN; from the exons ATGAGCGAACTGGACCAGCTACGCCAGGAGGCCGAGCAGCTCAAGAACCAGATCAGA GATGCCAGGAAAGCGTGTGCGGATGCTACCCTGTCTCAG ATCACAGCAAACATCGACCCAATTGGCCGAATTCAGATGCGCACTAGACGGACACTGAGGGGGCATCTGGCAAAAATCTATGCCATGCACTGGGGCACTGACTCGAG GCTTTTAGTCAGTGCCTCCCAGGATGGTAAACTCATTATTTGGGATAGCTACACCACAAACAAG GTCCACGCCATCCCGCTGCGCTCCTCCTGGGTCATGACGTGCGCTTATGCCCCCTCTGGGAACTACGTGGCCTGCGGAGGCCTGGACAACATCTGCTCCATCTACAACCTCAAGACCCGCGAGGGGAACGTGCGTGTCAGCCGTGAGCTGGCCGGACACACAG GTTACCTGTCCTGCTGTCGCTTCGTGGATGACAACAAGATTGTCACAAGCTCTGGAGATACCACATG TGCTCTCTGGGACATTGAGACGGGCCTGCAGACGACCACGTTCGCCGGCCACACCGGCGATGTCATGAGCCTGTCGCTTGCGCCCGACACGCGGCTGTTTGTGTCCGGGGCGTGTGACGCTTCCGCCAAGCTCTGGGATGTCAGAGAAGGAATGTGCCGACAGACCTTCACCGGGCACGAGTCGGACATTAATGCCATCTGC TTCTTCCCCAATGGTAACGCCTTTGCCACAGGCTCAGACGACGCCACCTGCAGGCTCTTTGACTTGCGCGCCGACCAGGAGCTGATGGTCTACTCCCATGACAACATCATCTGTGGCATCACCTCAGTGGCGTTCTCCAAGAGCGGCCGCCTGCTGCTCGCCGGCTACGACGACTTCAACTGCAACGTGTGGGATAGCCTCAAGGCCGACCGTGCAG GTGTCCTGGCTGGACATGACAACCGTGTCAGTTGCTTGGGTGTGACTGACGACGGCATGGCCGTGTCAACAGGGTCCTGGGACAGCTTCCTCAAGATCTGGAACTAA